From one Solanum lycopersicum chromosome 12, SLM_r2.1 genomic stretch:
- the LOC138340253 gene encoding uncharacterized protein encodes MGLSRSKKAKLATYQLKDVAQACCGKSGHKMRDCPNLESKDKGNGQAQASGSSDATKKNRFHSLRSKDEQETSPDVVTGMLKVSSLDAYALVDPTATLSYVTPLVHKKFDILADTFQEPLVVSNSVGESVVAKKVYRNCPIMLPNRVSYVDLVELDMLDFDVMLEVFANDLSGIPPEREIDFDIDLLLDKNPISFPPYRMAPAELKELNA; translated from the exons ATGGGGTTGTCCAGAAGTAAGAAGGCCAAGTTagccacttatcaactcaaggacgtggCTCAAGCatg ttgtggcaagagtggtcacaagaTGAGAGATTGTCCAAATTTGGAGAGTAAAGACAAGGGTAatggtcaagctcaagcaagtggttctagtgatgctaCAAAGAAGAATCGTTTCCATTCTCTCCGCTCTAAGgatgagcaagagacttctcctgacgtggtgaccggtatgttgaaagtatCCTCTCTTGATGCATATGCCTTAGTCGATCCAACTGCTACTTTATCATATGTTACACCTCTAGTAcataaaaagtttgatattttagcTGATACTTTTCAAGAACCTTTGGTAGTGTCTAATTCGGTGGGTGAGTCAGTTGTTGCAAAAAAGGTTtatagaaattgtccaataatgctgcccaatagagtttcttatgttgatctagtagaacttgatatgctcgattttgatgttatgttgg AGGTCTTTGCTAATGACCTTTCTGGTATTCCTCCCGaacgggaaattgactttgaCATTGATTTGCTACTGGATAAAAATCCCATATCatttcctccttatcggatggctccggccGAGTTGAAGGAATTGAATGCttaa